Proteins encoded in a region of the Lycium ferocissimum isolate CSIRO_LF1 unplaced genomic scaffold, AGI_CSIRO_Lferr_CH_V1 ctg4538, whole genome shotgun sequence genome:
- the LOC132044457 gene encoding elongation factor 1-delta 1-like isoform X2: MAVAFHNLNSASGLKKLDEYLLTRSYISGYQASKDDITVYSSLAKAPSAEYVNASRWYNHIDALLRISGVSGEGAGVTVEGSAPITEEAVATTTAADAKASAAEEEDDDDDDDVDLFGEETEEEKKAAEERAAAVKASGKKKESGKSSVLLDVKPWDDETDMKKLEEAVRSVHLEGLTYGASKLVPVGYGIKKLQIMLTIVDDLVSVDDLIENYLTVEPINEYVQSCDIVAFNKI, translated from the exons ATGGCTGTTGCATTCCACAACCTCAACTCTGCTTCTGGCCTCAAGAAGCTTGATGAGTACCTCTTGACTCGCAGTTACATCTCTGG GTACCAAGCCTCAAAGGATGATATCACTGTGTATTCATCTCTAGCAAAAGCTCCATCAGCTGAATATGTTAATGCATCTAGGTGGTACAACCACATCGATGCACTTTTGAGAATCTC TGGCGTATCTGGGGAAGGCGCTGGTGTTACTGTAGAGGGGTCTGCACCAATCACTGAAGAGGCAGTGGCAACTACCACTGCTGCTGACGCTAAG GCCTCAGCtgctgaagaagaagatgacgatgacgatgatgatgttgaccTATTTGGTGAGGAAACTGAAGAGGAAAAGAAGGCTGCTGAAGAACGTGCTGCAGCAGTGAAGGCTTCagggaagaagaaagaat CTGGCAAGTCCTCAGTTCTCTTGGATGTCAAGCCATGGGATGATGAGACTGACATGAAAAAGCTTGAAGAAGCTGTCCGAAGTGTTCATTTGGAAGGATTGACTTATGGAGCAT CTAAACTTGTTCCCGTTGGATATGGTATTAAGAAGTTGCAAATTATGCTTACCATTGTGGATGACTTGGTCTCTGTGGATGATCTCATTGAGAATTATCTCACGGTTGAACCCATCAATGAGTATGTTCAGAGCTGTGATATTGTTGCTTTCAACAAAATAT GA
- the LOC132044457 gene encoding elongation factor 1-delta 1-like isoform X1 yields the protein MAVAFHNLNSASGLKKLDEYLLTRSYISGYQASKDDITVYSSLAKAPSAEYVNASRWYNHIDALLRISGVSGEGAGVTVEGSAPITEEAVATTTAADAKASAAEEEDDDDDDDVDLFGEETEEEKKAAEERAAAVKASGKKKESGKSSVLLDVKPWDDETDMKKLEEAVRSVHLEGLTYGASKLVPVGYGIKKLQIMLTIVDDLVSVDDLIENYLTVEPINEYVQSCDIVAFNKICK from the exons ATGGCTGTTGCATTCCACAACCTCAACTCTGCTTCTGGCCTCAAGAAGCTTGATGAGTACCTCTTGACTCGCAGTTACATCTCTGG GTACCAAGCCTCAAAGGATGATATCACTGTGTATTCATCTCTAGCAAAAGCTCCATCAGCTGAATATGTTAATGCATCTAGGTGGTACAACCACATCGATGCACTTTTGAGAATCTC TGGCGTATCTGGGGAAGGCGCTGGTGTTACTGTAGAGGGGTCTGCACCAATCACTGAAGAGGCAGTGGCAACTACCACTGCTGCTGACGCTAAG GCCTCAGCtgctgaagaagaagatgacgatgacgatgatgatgttgaccTATTTGGTGAGGAAACTGAAGAGGAAAAGAAGGCTGCTGAAGAACGTGCTGCAGCAGTGAAGGCTTCagggaagaagaaagaat CTGGCAAGTCCTCAGTTCTCTTGGATGTCAAGCCATGGGATGATGAGACTGACATGAAAAAGCTTGAAGAAGCTGTCCGAAGTGTTCATTTGGAAGGATTGACTTATGGAGCAT CTAAACTTGTTCCCGTTGGATATGGTATTAAGAAGTTGCAAATTATGCTTACCATTGTGGATGACTTGGTCTCTGTGGATGATCTCATTGAGAATTATCTCACGGTTGAACCCATCAATGAGTATGTTCAGAGCTGTGATATTGTTGCTTTCAACAAAATATGTAAGTAA